The DNA window GGCAACTGATTCTGGACGAGGCAGGAGTGATTCAACTAAGACGATTGCGATCGGCTCCCGCCGAGGTGCGCGTCGGCCTGGTATTCCTGTGGGTATTGACGGTCTCAGCCTGGCTGGCTCCCCGAGAACCTTCCGAAGCCGCCAGAGTCCAGGCGGTGGCCTTGCAGTTCCTGATCGTAGCCGGGACGCCGCTGCTTTTCGGGAGACTGGCCGGCTTCAGTTGGGAGGCCCTCTTCAAGCTGAGGCCGGTATCCCTCTACCAGGCAGGTCTTGCCATTCTATTGGGACTCTGCCTGGTGCCATGGCTGGAAGCGGCTCACTATTTCCAGGGGCAGTTGGGCGGCGATACGGCACAAATCCAGCAAGGGGTCCAAGGCTGGCTACAGGGCTCGCACCCGGTCTGGATTCTGCTGACGATGGCCCTGGTTCCAGCCGTTTGCGAGGAACTGCTCTTTCG is part of the Acidobacteriota bacterium genome and encodes:
- a CDS encoding type II CAAX endopeptidase family protein, yielding MIQLRRLRSAPAEVRVGLVFLWVLTVSAWLAPREPSEAARVQAVALQFLIVAGTPLLFGRLAGFSWEALFKLRPVSLYQAGLAILLGLCLVPWLEAAHYFQGQLGGDTAQIQQGVQGWLQGSHPVWILLTMALVPAVCEELLFRGFVLNQLLGPETRARAILVSAVLFGIFHRHLLLILPAFLAGILFAVMVQRSRSLVPAILAHFTVNASAVALSNWQVADSVDWLVGKGPVPAAVLAASGIGLFVFGGLLRKRQGVSATEG